TGTGCAGATGCCATAGTAACTGGGATAGGAGTGCCCGGCCAGAGCTCAGCACCGCTTGGGGTAAGGCGCCTCAGCTCTGCCGGGACCACCACCCCAGGGGCTGTGGGTGCGTCCGTGGGGCACTGGGGCTGTATCCAAGGAGCACTGAGGGTGTACCTATGGGGCACTGGGGGCTGTGTCCATGGGGTGCTGCGGGCTGTATCCATGAGGTGCTGGGGGGTCTATATCCATGGGATGCTAGGGTCTGTATCCATgaggtgctgggggctgcatcCATGGGGTGTTGGATGATCTGAATTCatggggcactgggggggctgTACCCATGGGGTGCTGTGGGCTGTATCCATGAGGTTCTGGGGTCTGTATCCATGGGGCACTGGGGGGTCTATATCCATGACGCTCTGTGGGCTGTATccatggggtgctgggggctgcatcCATGGGGCACCGCGGGCTGTATCCAAAGGGTGCTGGGCTTTCTTCCCTGTGGCTGTCAGGACTGTCGCCcctgggtgctgagcagggggTGCCGGAGGGTGCAAGGCCCCGGAGTTCCCCAACCATTGTGACACCAATGCCACTGTCACCATGCTACCAGCTCCTTGCCCACAGATGGCCGCTGGTGCCCAGGCTACAGACCCACGTCTCCGCCAAGGGGACTTGGGTGGTGGGCACCGGCAggcggtggggctggggcggggaCTTGGGGCTGAGGGGACATCGTCTCTGCCAGCAGGGTCTGCCATGTCAGCCAGCGCCTGGGTGGGCAGCTGGAGGCCCCACCGCCCCCGGGGCCCCATTGCCGCTCTCTACAGCAGCCCTGGGCCCAAGTATGGGCTTCCCACAAACGTCGGTGAGTCGGGGCCACAGGGGGCCTGGGGGGCCACAGTGCCAGTGGGGTGCCAGGGCCTGGGAAGCCAGGCGTCCCACACCCCACCGAGCACCCCGCCTGCGCAGGCTACCATCTGCATGACCCCTCCCGCGGCCGCGCACCTGCCTACAGCTTCGGGGTGCGTAcgggggggcagcgggaggaGCGCTCCCCGGGGCCAGCATACCTGCTGCCCCCTGGGACCACCGCCAAGGGCAAGGACGGGACCCCCGCCTTCTCCATCTATGGCCGCCCCCGTGACCTGCCACCCATCCGCACCCCTGGGCCAGGTAAGGCAGGGGCCAGGAGCCCCCCAGGGggccggcagggctggggaccccccagctgtgcccatgGCCCAgcttcccccctgctccccaggctgctACTCCCCGGAGAGGGCCAGCAGGGTGGCCTTCCCCTCCGTGCCCGCCTGCTCCCTCCGCTCCCGCACCCAGCAGGGCTCCAAACAGCAGACACCAGGTAGGAGAGATGGGGGCCAGGCTGGGCCCCCCACCATCCTCCCTGGGCCAGGATGGGCCCCCCCATTGTCCCTGATCTGGTCTGGGTCCCCCACCATCCCTGGACTGAGCTCACCATCATCCCTGGGCCGAGCCCCCCATCATCCCTGGTCTGGTCTgcccccccccatccctgggctgagccccccacCATCCTCCCTGGGCCAGGTTGGGCCCCCCATTGTCCCTGACCTGGTCTGGGTCCCCCACCATCCCTGGGCTGAGCTCCCCGTCACCCTCAGGCAGggccctccctccccacctccccagggtTCACCGCCCACTGCCCCACCTCAACCTGGCCCCCCAGcagggcccagctgagccccATTTCCCCCAGGGCCCGCAGCCTACCAGCTGCCCCCCATGCTGGGGCCCCGTGTGGTGAGCAAGAGCTCGGCCCCCAACTACTCCATACCGGGACGCAGCAACGTTGGTGCCTTCTACCAGGACCTGTGCAAGGTGGGCGGCAGGGGGTTAGGGCTCAGGAGGTTGAAGGTCCTGGGGGCTGGGTGCCAagtggctgggtgctggggtgccggggagctgggtgccagggggctgaggggcccaggggctgggtgctggggtgccgGGGAGCTGGGTGTTGGGGTGCCAGGGGGCTGAGGGGCccaggggctgggtgctggggtgccgGGGAGCTGGGTGTTGGGGTGCCAGGGGGCTGAGGGGCccaggggctgggtgctggggtgccgGGGAGCTGGGTGTTGGGGTGCCAGGGGGCTGAGGGGCCCAGGGGCTGGGTgtgagggtgctggggagctgggtgTTGGGGTGCcagggggctgaggggctcagAGGCTGGGTgccggggtgctggggagctgacGGGTGCAGGGGCTGGGTACCGGGGGACATGTCACCACACCCTCTGCCCGCAGACACCGGGGCCCTGCAGCTACCGTGTGGTGGACACCGACGTCTACAAGCGGCGGGCACCACAGTACAGCATGCTGGCGCGCAAACCCATCCCTGGTGACACCACCACCAAGCCTGGACCCGGTGCCTACAACCTCCAGCAGgtgaggggctgccaggggtcCCAGTGTCACGGGCAGCGCAGAGGATGCCAGTAATGGTGGGGACAGGGTCCACGAGACCCCCGGCCCTCACCGTCACTGTCTGTCCCacccagcagggccagcagcggGGGCTGACATTCGGGATCCGGCACTCGGACTACCTGGCTCCCCTCATCGTGGATGTGCTTGACTAGGGGGGGGTGTGGGGCCGCAGTGAGCGATGGAGACAACCAGTGCCAAGAGATCGATGCGTTGCAGCCAGAGGCTCTCCTGCTGTCCTCGTGTCCTGCCGTGTCACccacctggggctgggcagcagcacccagacaCTGCGGCCATCCCAGGGCGGGTGGGGAGTGCTGGCCCCCCATGAGCAGTGCCCTCCTCTCCTGGAGGAGACCCTGGCAAGGCCATGgaggagggaagcagggctgagctctggCCACAAAGCCCCACGGTTGGGGCAGTGCATGCTGCGGATGGAGGATGCGCTGCCCAcaccagccctgtccctgctccagccccatcccCACCACCTGCCCAGAGCACCCAGCTGGCACTTTCTGGCTGGTCACgctgtcccatcccatccccatcccatcctgttcctgtccccatcccacccctgtaccatccccagctgcccagccaTGACCCCTGAGCAGCAGGGGGGCTGCCACAGGCACTGCCTGTTCTGTCCCCGTCCTGTTCCTGTCCCAGCTGGGCAAAGGGCACAGGACAGCAGTGAGCCTCCGCTGGGGCACTCTGCCCACAGTGCCGTGGCCCCACTGCTGTGCCAGGACTGCCACTTGCATCTCCCTTGGTGTCCCCCCGCTGTGGCCATCCTGCTGCCACCTGGGCTTGGCTCTGACCACAGGTGCCCATGCTGGGCACTCAGCCCCCTCCGTGGCACCACAGCCTTCAGCCCCTAGGCAGGCCACCCCAGTGGCTGGGTGGAGGGTACACCTCAGGGTGTGGGTTGGCACTGGGAGCACCGGCCAGGGAGGGGGCACTCACCGGTAAAGTGCCATTGGACTCCC
The Falco peregrinus isolate bFalPer1 chromosome 6, bFalPer1.pri, whole genome shotgun sequence genome window above contains:
- the CIMAP1B gene encoding outer dense fiber protein 3B; translated protein: MSASAWVGSWRPHRPRGPIAALYSSPGPKYGLPTNVGYHLHDPSRGRAPAYSFGVRTGGQREERSPGPAYLLPPGTTAKGKDGTPAFSIYGRPRDLPPIRTPGPGCYSPERASRVAFPSVPACSLRSRTQQGSKQQTPGPAAYQLPPMLGPRVVSKSSAPNYSIPGRSNVGAFYQDLCKTPGPCSYRVVDTDVYKRRAPQYSMLARKPIPGDTTTKPGPGAYNLQQQGQQRGLTFGIRHSDYLAPLIVDVLD